Proteins from a genomic interval of Sporolactobacillus sp. Y61:
- a CDS encoding GDSL-type esterase/lipase family protein: protein MHTLICFGDSITAGWNGCEDTPRLTDRLKADLGWKRIINAGVSGDTTSGAIRRMDKDVLSHDFEKATILFGANDSSYHKGIPLDQFTDQLKCIVQAISPERCILLTPSPIIDERQTGKRTNSRIALYAEGVRRVASDRKVPLIDLHHAMRAYGDYTDKLLSDGLHFSDRGYDFLSGLITKKINELEKKG, encoded by the coding sequence ATGCACACATTGATTTGTTTTGGCGACAGTATTACAGCAGGATGGAACGGTTGCGAGGATACCCCGCGGCTGACTGACAGACTAAAAGCGGATCTTGGATGGAAAAGAATCATCAATGCCGGCGTGTCCGGTGACACCACCAGCGGGGCGATCAGAAGGATGGATAAGGATGTGCTCAGCCATGATTTTGAAAAAGCAACCATCCTTTTTGGTGCCAATGATTCTTCTTACCACAAAGGGATTCCCCTTGATCAGTTTACAGACCAGCTGAAGTGCATCGTGCAGGCCATTTCACCGGAACGATGCATTCTGCTGACGCCTTCTCCGATCATCGATGAAAGGCAGACAGGGAAAAGGACGAACAGCCGGATTGCCCTTTATGCTGAGGGAGTAAGAAGGGTTGCATCTGACAGGAAGGTGCCGTTGATTGATCTTCACCATGCGATGCGGGCTTACGGAGATTATACGGACAAGCTTCTCTCTGACGGACTGCATTTCTCAGATCGGGGCTATGATTTTCTTTCGGGATTGATCACGAAGAAAATTAATGAACTTGAGAAAAAAGGCTGA